The genomic window TTTCTTCTTACTTTGGGTGGTGGGGATATGCAGAATTGTCATGATAATTAATAGGTAGGAGACAATAGTGATGGAGAGAGGAACAAGCAGGATGAATAAAGCCAACACAAAGTCCACTGTCTCTGCCACCGACATATCAGTGCAGGCGAGGTTTAGCACTGGGCTGATATCACAGAAAAAATGGTTAATTACCTGGGGACCACAAAACTCCAACTGAGAAATGAAGGAGATCTTGATCAAAGATACAGTGAACCCACTGAACCAGGAGAGCGCTATCAGGTATATGCACATTTGGTATGTCATGATGACCAGGTAGCGCAATGGTTGACAGATAGCCACATAGCGATCATATGCCATGGCAGAGAGAAGGACACATTCAGTGCACATGAAGGAGCTGAAGAAAAAGATCTGGGTCATGCATCCCACAAAGGAAATACTTCTGTCTTCAGCAATGAAATTTGCCAAGAGTTTGGGGATAATAACTGAGATGTACCAGACCTCAATGAAGGAGAGAtgaccaagaaaaaaatacatgggtTTGTAGAGCTCATGGTTTGTTTTGATTAACGAAATGATGACCACATTCTCCATAACAGTTAAAATGTATGTCAGTAGTAGTACTATGAAGAACAATACCTTCAAGTCCATTAGGGCTGGGAATCCTAGCAAGAGGAACATGT from Anas platyrhynchos isolate ZD024472 breed Pekin duck chromosome 11, IASCAAS_PekinDuck_T2T, whole genome shotgun sequence includes these protein-coding regions:
- the LOC101802168 gene encoding olfactory receptor 6B1 yields the protein MHGKPNDAYSFGQLHSQEICAGHVREFILVGFPALMDLKVLFFIVLLLTYILTVMENVVIISLIKTNHELYKPMYFFLGHLSFIEVWYISVIIPKLLANFIAEDRSISFVGCMTQIFFFSSFMCTECVLLSAMAYDRYVAICQPLRYLVIMTYQMCIYLIALSWFSGFTVSLIKISFISQLEFCGPQVINHFFCDISPVLNLACTDMSVAETVDFVLALFILLVPLSITIVSYLLIIMTILHIPTTQSKKKAFSTCASHLTVVTIFFSAALFMYARPKKIDPYDLNKLVSAVYTIVTPILNPFIYCLRNQELKKAFKKVLSEKISIYKVSRSITSLQMQG